A portion of the Cyanobium sp. PCC 7001 genome contains these proteins:
- the grrM gene encoding cyclophane-forming radical SAM/SPASM peptide maturase GrrM/OscB gives MDPPVSGFGPVRLLVLQPTPFCNLDCDYCYLPDRGDRTRLSFELLEAALERVLESPFFDGGFTLLWHAGEPLTLPIGFYDEASRRIQAVLERHGLPPSTVVQSLQTNATVINQAWCECFARNDIHVGVSLDGPAFLHDAHRVTRTGLPTHAAAMRGVNWLQRCAIPFEVISVLTADGLDHADAIADFFLEHGIADVGFNMEETEGANAHSSLEAGAAERPALEGRYRRFMERIWQRSREHPDALRIREFDGITSLACSDGRLDHTDMNSPFVIVNVDARGNVSTFDPELLSVRTERFGDFAFGHVQRDRLVDLAASDKFRQVHREIRAGVERCRASCDYFGLCGGGAGSNKYWEHGRFDATSTEHCRYRIQLVADVVLAGMERELGIAG, from the coding sequence ATGGATCCGCCGGTCTCGGGATTCGGGCCGGTGCGGCTGCTCGTGCTGCAGCCCACCCCCTTCTGCAACCTCGACTGCGACTACTGCTACCTGCCGGACCGGGGTGATCGCACCCGCCTGAGCTTCGAGCTGCTGGAGGCCGCCCTGGAGCGGGTGCTGGAGAGTCCCTTCTTCGATGGGGGCTTCACCCTGCTCTGGCATGCGGGCGAGCCGCTCACCCTGCCGATCGGCTTTTACGACGAGGCCAGCAGGCGGATTCAGGCCGTTCTGGAGCGCCACGGGCTGCCGCCCTCCACGGTGGTGCAGTCGCTGCAGACCAATGCCACCGTGATCAACCAGGCCTGGTGTGAGTGCTTCGCCCGCAACGACATTCACGTGGGGGTGAGCCTGGACGGGCCCGCCTTCCTGCACGATGCCCACCGGGTGACCCGCACCGGCCTGCCCACCCATGCGGCGGCGATGCGGGGCGTGAACTGGCTGCAGCGCTGCGCCATCCCCTTCGAGGTGATCAGCGTGCTCACGGCCGATGGGCTGGACCACGCCGACGCCATTGCCGATTTCTTCCTGGAGCACGGCATCGCCGACGTGGGCTTCAACATGGAGGAAACCGAGGGTGCCAACGCCCACTCGAGCCTCGAGGCCGGCGCCGCCGAGCGCCCGGCCCTGGAGGGGCGCTACCGCCGCTTCATGGAGCGGATCTGGCAGCGCAGCCGCGAGCACCCCGATGCCCTGCGCATCCGCGAGTTCGACGGGATCACCAGCCTGGCCTGCAGCGATGGGCGCCTCGATCACACCGACATGAACAGCCCCTTCGTGATCGTGAACGTGGATGCCCGCGGCAACGTGTCCACCTTCGATCCCGAGCTGCTGTCGGTGCGGACCGAGCGCTTCGGCGATTTCGCCTTCGGCCATGTGCAGCGCGACCGGCTGGTGGACCTGGCCGCCAGCGACAAGTTCCGGCAGGTGCACCGGGAGATCCGTGCGGGCGTGGAGCGCTGCCGGGCCAGCTGCGACTACTTCGGCCTGTGCGGCGGCGGTGCCGGCAGCAACAAGTACTGGGAGCACGGCCGTTTCGATGCCACCAGCACCGAGCACTGCCGCTACCGCATCCAGCTGGTGGCGGATGTGGTGCTGGCCGGCATGGAGCGGGAACTGGGGATCGCCGGCTGA
- the stpA gene encoding glucosylglycerol 3-phosphatase codes for MPLSSDALSPDALLEDLARPGELLIVQDLDGVCMELVHDPRHRRLDPAYLRASRRLEGQFAVLTNGEHEGSRGVNRVVEAALAGQTDPAAEGLYLPGLAAGGVQLQDRFARVSHPGVSTGEIAFLAAAVDQLRGALLERLPALLPQLDAQERAAQVEAAVLDNPLSPSLNLNGLFAAVEGDVGRQQDLQQLALELMGHLLEQAAGAGLGEAFFLHLAPNLGSRGGSEQLKPASAGATGTTDFQLMLRGALKEVGLLVLINQAIARRTGSAPLGADFNVRTAPHDHPSLLELARSAIPPALMPRLVGVGDTITSMPAPGGEGWLRGGSDRGFLTLLQELGEVFGTANRVVLVDSSGGAVDRPSHGDGTLAGLTDPEDPLRIDASLPGGPQQYVRLFQELAERRS; via the coding sequence ATGCCCCTCTCCTCCGATGCCCTGAGCCCCGATGCCCTGCTGGAGGACCTGGCCCGCCCGGGAGAGCTGCTGATCGTGCAGGACCTCGACGGGGTGTGCATGGAGCTGGTGCACGACCCGCGCCACCGGCGACTGGATCCCGCCTACCTGAGGGCCTCCCGCCGACTGGAGGGGCAGTTCGCCGTGCTCACCAACGGGGAGCACGAGGGCAGCCGCGGCGTGAACCGGGTGGTGGAGGCGGCCCTGGCGGGTCAGACCGATCCAGCCGCCGAAGGGCTCTATCTGCCCGGGCTGGCGGCAGGCGGGGTGCAGCTGCAGGACCGCTTCGCCCGGGTGAGCCACCCGGGAGTGAGCACCGGGGAGATCGCCTTCCTCGCCGCCGCTGTGGATCAGCTGCGCGGCGCCCTGCTGGAGCGCCTGCCGGCCCTGCTGCCCCAGCTCGACGCCCAGGAGCGGGCCGCCCAGGTGGAGGCGGCCGTGCTCGACAACCCCCTCTCCCCCAGCCTCAACCTCAACGGCCTGTTCGCCGCCGTGGAGGGTGATGTGGGCCGCCAGCAGGACCTGCAGCAGCTGGCGCTGGAGCTGATGGGGCACCTGCTGGAGCAGGCTGCCGGGGCTGGGCTGGGCGAGGCGTTCTTCCTGCACCTGGCCCCGAACCTCGGCAGCCGCGGGGGCAGCGAGCAGCTCAAGCCGGCCAGTGCCGGCGCCACCGGCACCACCGACTTCCAGCTGATGCTGCGCGGCGCCCTCAAGGAGGTGGGCCTGCTGGTGCTGATCAACCAGGCCATCGCGCGTCGCACGGGCAGCGCTCCGCTCGGCGCCGACTTCAACGTGCGCACCGCCCCCCATGACCACCCCAGCCTGCTGGAGCTGGCCCGATCGGCGATCCCGCCGGCGCTGATGCCGCGCCTGGTGGGGGTGGGGGACACGATCACCTCGATGCCGGCTCCGGGCGGCGAGGGGTGGCTGCGGGGCGGCAGCGACCGGGGCTTCCTGACCCTGCTCCAGGAGCTGGGGGAGGTGTTCGGCACCGCCAACCGGGTGGTGCTGGTGGACAGCAGCGGCGGCGCGGTGGACCGGCCCTCCCATGGCGATGGCACCTTGGCCGGTCTCACCGACCCGGAGGATCCACTGCGCATCGACGCCAGCCTTCCCGGCGGGCCGCAGCAGTACGTGCGGCTTTTTCAGGAGCTGGCGGAACGCAGGTCCTGA
- a CDS encoding glycerol-3-phosphate dehydrogenase/oxidase — MTVDLLVIGGGATGATVALEAVRRGLSVTLVEAGDIALGTSSRSTKLLHGGVRYLELAFKRLDWRQLQLVREALGERGFWLEAVPFLAHRLELLLPTAGFLQQAYYGVGLSLYDLLAGRRGIGASRWLGREAVRQQLPELAPGFSGVAYSDGQFDDARLNLLIARTAQALGVTVHTRTRVVELLRQGDRLAGAVVEDAASGERRDLPARVVLNATGIGADAIRRLADPDQPPRLQASRGMHVVLKANLCPGGTGLLIPSTADGRVLFMLPFFGRTLVGTTDTPCPLEEANQPSAEEEAYLLSYVRRWFPQHGEPEVASRWAGARPLLRPAAAATGDTATVVREHEVETLPSGLISVMGGKWTTCRPMALDGLEAVAAQLGRPLGEAAEQAPILGAAATPEATRRELEALEQRLLEQHSQPLVRHLLASHGLQADAVLACAATPQECEPLSAVIPLTAAEVRHAARHEWARSPEDVLARRCRLSFVDTAEADRLTPVVQELLDQELSTAPEPAPDRAAVESASGSPTSHQKNP; from the coding sequence ATGACCGTGGATCTGCTCGTGATCGGCGGTGGCGCCACCGGCGCCACCGTGGCGCTCGAGGCCGTGCGCCGGGGGCTCTCCGTGACCCTGGTGGAGGCGGGCGACATCGCCCTCGGCACCAGCAGCCGCAGCACCAAGTTGCTGCACGGCGGCGTGCGCTACCTGGAACTCGCCTTCAAGCGGCTCGACTGGCGCCAGCTGCAGCTGGTGCGGGAGGCCCTGGGGGAACGGGGCTTCTGGCTGGAGGCGGTGCCGTTTCTGGCCCACCGCCTGGAACTGCTGCTGCCCACGGCCGGGTTTCTGCAGCAGGCCTACTACGGCGTGGGCCTGAGCCTCTACGACCTGCTGGCCGGCCGTCGCGGCATCGGGGCCAGCCGCTGGCTGGGCCGGGAGGCGGTGCGGCAGCAGCTGCCCGAGCTGGCGCCCGGCTTCAGCGGCGTGGCCTACAGCGACGGCCAGTTCGACGATGCCCGGCTGAATCTGCTGATCGCCCGCACGGCCCAGGCCCTGGGCGTGACCGTGCACACCCGCACCCGGGTGGTGGAGCTGCTGCGCCAGGGTGATCGCCTCGCCGGTGCCGTGGTGGAGGACGCCGCCAGCGGAGAGCGCCGGGACCTGCCGGCGCGGGTGGTGCTCAATGCCACCGGCATCGGCGCCGACGCCATCCGCCGCCTGGCGGATCCCGACCAGCCGCCGCGGCTGCAGGCCAGCCGGGGCATGCACGTGGTGCTCAAGGCCAACCTCTGCCCCGGCGGCACGGGCCTGCTCATTCCCTCCACCGCGGACGGGCGGGTGCTGTTCATGCTGCCCTTCTTCGGCCGCACCCTGGTGGGCACCACCGACACGCCCTGCCCGCTGGAGGAGGCCAACCAACCGAGTGCGGAGGAAGAGGCCTACCTGCTCAGCTACGTGCGCCGCTGGTTTCCCCAGCACGGCGAACCGGAGGTGGCGAGCCGCTGGGCCGGGGCCCGGCCGCTGCTGCGACCCGCCGCTGCCGCCACCGGCGACACGGCCACCGTGGTGCGGGAGCACGAGGTGGAGACCCTCCCCTCGGGCCTGATCAGCGTCATGGGGGGCAAGTGGACCACCTGCCGACCCATGGCCCTCGATGGCCTCGAGGCCGTAGCCGCCCAGCTGGGTCGCCCCCTGGGTGAGGCGGCGGAGCAAGCCCCGATCCTGGGGGCCGCCGCCACACCCGAGGCCACCCGCAGGGAGCTGGAGGCCCTGGAGCAGCGTCTCCTCGAGCAGCATTCCCAGCCGCTGGTGCGGCATCTGCTGGCGAGCCACGGGCTGCAGGCGGACGCGGTGCTGGCCTGCGCCGCCACGCCTCAGGAGTGTGAGCCCCTCAGTGCCGTGATCCCGCTCACCGCCGCCGAAGTGCGCCACGCGGCCCGCCATGAATGGGCCCGCAGCCCCGAGGATGTGCTGGCCCGTCGCTGCCGGCTCAGCTTCGTGGACACGGCCGAGGCCGACCGCCTCACGCCTGTGGTGCAGGAGCTGCTGGATCAGGAGCTGTCTACCGCCCCGGAACCGGCGCCGGACCGGGCGGCAGTGGAGTCGGCCTCCGGTTCGCCCACGAGCCACCAGAAGAACCCGTAG
- the grrP gene encoding extracellular substrate binding-like orphan protein GrrP, with product MPLFPGPWPERLRAAVGIGLGLALTAAAGCPAWAGGVVERVARSGELVLVGPSGVPPLLSREGQGPPQGYGVLVAERIAAALAKAVGRPVALRFEAEPDLAATGARVVAGTADLACGVPFSWEADMTVDFSLPIGVSGLKLLAPAGRLDGNPAGLARRRLAVVRGSLAASELRGFQPQAVAVPVNTLREGLDALQTNAVEGVIGDATLLAALASGAESADLRLVPEVPYESYAVACLLPENDSAFRNLVDLAIARLLQGYVDGRPEDVAAVDRWIGPGSAADLPQALIRDQFQALLMGREAIRPLPPAARTAAPASSDD from the coding sequence GTGCCGTTGTTCCCCGGACCGTGGCCAGAGCGCCTGCGCGCGGCTGTCGGGATTGGGCTGGGGCTGGCCCTCACGGCTGCCGCCGGCTGCCCGGCCTGGGCCGGCGGTGTGGTGGAGCGGGTGGCCCGCAGCGGTGAGCTCGTGCTGGTGGGGCCCTCCGGCGTTCCGCCCCTGCTCAGCCGCGAGGGCCAGGGGCCGCCGCAGGGCTATGGGGTGCTGGTGGCCGAGCGCATCGCCGCTGCCCTGGCCAAGGCGGTGGGGCGTCCCGTGGCGCTGCGCTTCGAGGCGGAGCCCGATCTGGCGGCCACCGGGGCCCGGGTGGTGGCAGGCACGGCCGACCTGGCCTGTGGGGTCCCCTTCAGCTGGGAAGCGGACATGACGGTGGATTTCTCCCTGCCGATCGGCGTGTCGGGCCTGAAGCTGCTGGCGCCGGCCGGGCGTCTTGACGGCAACCCGGCGGGCCTGGCCCGTCGGCGCCTTGCTGTGGTGCGGGGCTCGCTGGCGGCAAGCGAATTGCGAGGCTTCCAGCCCCAGGCCGTTGCCGTGCCGGTCAACACCCTGCGGGAGGGCCTCGATGCTCTCCAGACCAACGCGGTGGAGGGGGTGATCGGTGACGCCACCCTGTTGGCGGCCCTGGCCAGCGGCGCTGAGTCCGCCGATCTTCGCCTGGTGCCGGAGGTGCCCTACGAGAGCTACGCCGTGGCCTGCCTGCTGCCGGAGAACGACTCGGCCTTCCGCAACCTGGTGGATCTGGCCATCGCCCGGCTGCTGCAGGGCTACGTGGATGGCCGGCCGGAGGACGTGGCGGCCGTGGACCGCTGGATCGGCCCGGGCAGTGCCGCCGACCTTCCCCAGGCCCTGATCCGCGACCAGTTCCAGGCCCTGCTGATGGGCCGCGAGGCGATCCGCCCGCTGCCGCCGGCCGCCCGGACGGCAGCCCCCGCCAGCTCTGACGACTGA
- the grrA gene encoding GrrA/OscA1 family cyclophane-containing rSAM-modified RiPP, with product MAFFTRSRLFGLLLLASMPLDCAAALATSAAQQLGTDRSPGLDRPASIEERLRRIAAEVRLRDGEPVAGAEAGGADVGDDGGEDGRLAYVFVNAPSVGWGNGGFRNGGFYNGGFRNGGFYNGGFRNGGFYNGGFRNGGGFRNGGFRNGGFRNGGGWRNGGFRNGGFRNFR from the coding sequence ATGGCCTTCTTCACCCGTTCCCGCCTCTTCGGCCTGCTGCTGCTGGCCTCGATGCCGCTGGACTGCGCCGCTGCCCTGGCCACCTCGGCGGCGCAGCAGCTGGGCACCGACCGCTCGCCCGGCCTCGACCGACCCGCCAGCATCGAGGAGCGGCTGCGCCGCATCGCGGCGGAGGTGCGCCTGCGTGATGGCGAGCCGGTGGCGGGAGCTGAGGCCGGCGGCGCTGACGTTGGGGACGACGGCGGGGAAGACGGTCGGCTTGCCTATGTGTTCGTGAATGCCCCCTCCGTGGGCTGGGGCAACGGCGGCTTTCGCAATGGCGGCTTCTACAACGGCGGCTTCCGCAATGGCGGTTTCTACAACGGTGGTTTTCGCAACGGGGGCTTCTACAACGGCGGCTTCCGCAACGGCGGCGGCTTCCGCAACGGTGGCTTCCGCAATGGTGGGTTCCGCAACGGTGGCGGCTGGCGCAACGGGGGCTTCCGCAACGGTGGCTTTCGCAATTTCCGCTGA
- a CDS encoding glycerol kinase GlpK — translation MGSALFLSIDQGTTSSRAALYDTSGRQVACCGAPLECHYPADGWVEQDPEAIWQSQLEALRLLDRAISEEQRRAVAACGIANQRETTVLWSDGSGEPLAPAIVWQDGRTAALCAEWKQQGLEATLRQRTGLLVDPYFSASKIVWSLRERPAVAAAAAAGELRFGTVDSWLLWRLCGRHATDCSNASRTLLMDLERLEWAGDLAAALGIPEQALPELLPSRAAFGTIAPDLPFAGVPITAMLGDQQAATLGQSCLAVGEGKCTYGTGAFLVINTGATIQRSSAGLLSTVGWTDAAGKPTYCLEGSLFNAGTAIQWLRDGLRLIERSDQVNGLAAQCSSSGGVMLVPAFTGWGTPHWDPYARGLLIGLTRDTGPAQIARATLEGIALAVATLVELAEQALGAPLQELAADGGAAAADLLLQAQADSTGVPVRRRADLESTSRGVALLAGVQAGLLSGLEAWSALAEEPGTRRFEPSLEPHQRDAWRRRWHGAVERSLHWQATTTPTSTTPTTPTTSTTTTNTTTLTGAA, via the coding sequence ATGGGTTCAGCGCTTTTCCTCAGCATCGACCAGGGCACAACCAGTTCCCGCGCCGCCCTCTATGACACCTCCGGCCGCCAGGTGGCCTGCTGCGGGGCCCCCCTGGAGTGCCACTACCCCGCCGATGGCTGGGTGGAGCAGGACCCCGAAGCGATCTGGCAGAGCCAGCTCGAGGCCCTGCGCCTGCTCGATCGCGCGATCAGCGAGGAGCAGCGCCGGGCGGTGGCGGCCTGCGGCATCGCCAACCAGCGCGAAACCACGGTGCTGTGGAGCGACGGCAGCGGCGAGCCCCTGGCGCCGGCGATCGTCTGGCAGGACGGCCGCACCGCGGCCCTCTGCGCCGAATGGAAGCAGCAGGGACTGGAGGCCACCCTGCGGCAGCGCACTGGCCTGCTGGTGGACCCGTACTTCAGCGCCAGCAAGATCGTGTGGTCGCTGCGGGAACGGCCGGCGGTGGCGGCGGCGGCCGCTGCCGGGGAGCTGCGCTTCGGCACCGTGGACAGCTGGCTGCTGTGGCGGCTCTGCGGCCGCCATGCCACCGACTGCAGCAACGCCAGCCGCACGCTGCTGATGGATCTGGAGCGGCTGGAGTGGGCCGGTGACCTCGCCGCCGCCCTGGGCATCCCCGAGCAGGCCCTGCCGGAGCTGCTGCCGAGCCGGGCGGCCTTCGGCACCATTGCGCCAGACCTGCCCTTCGCCGGCGTGCCGATCACGGCGATGCTGGGCGACCAGCAGGCCGCCACCCTGGGCCAGAGCTGCCTGGCCGTGGGCGAGGGCAAGTGCACCTATGGCACCGGCGCCTTCCTGGTGATCAACACCGGCGCCACGATCCAGCGCTCCTCCGCCGGCCTGCTCAGCACGGTGGGCTGGACCGATGCGGCGGGCAAGCCCACCTACTGCCTCGAGGGCAGCCTGTTCAATGCCGGCACGGCGATCCAGTGGCTGCGCGACGGTCTGCGCCTGATCGAGCGCTCCGACCAGGTGAATGGCCTGGCGGCGCAGTGCAGCAGCAGCGGCGGCGTGATGCTGGTGCCCGCCTTCACCGGCTGGGGTACGCCCCACTGGGACCCCTACGCCCGCGGGCTGTTGATCGGCCTCACCCGGGACACCGGTCCGGCCCAGATCGCCCGAGCCACCCTCGAAGGAATCGCCCTGGCGGTGGCCACCCTGGTGGAACTCGCCGAGCAGGCTCTGGGGGCTCCCCTGCAGGAGCTCGCCGCCGACGGGGGCGCCGCGGCCGCCGATCTGCTGCTGCAGGCCCAGGCGGACTCCACGGGGGTGCCGGTGCGCCGCCGCGCCGACCTGGAGAGCACCAGCCGCGGTGTGGCCCTGCTGGCGGGGGTGCAGGCCGGCCTGCTGTCAGGTCTGGAGGCCTGGAGCGCCCTGGCCGAGGAGCCCGGCACCCGGCGTTTCGAGCCCAGCCTGGAACCGCACCAGCGCGACGCCTGGCGCCGGCGCTGGCATGGAGCCGTAGAGCGCAGCCTGCACTGGCAGGCCACCACCACGCCAACCAGCACCACGCCAACCACGCCAACAACCAGCACCACGACAACCAACACGACCACCCTCACCGGAGCTGCCTGA
- a CDS encoding ABC transporter ATP-binding protein produces the protein MSSTGFSPVSSSTAPSAGASAALRLDRLERRLDGKVILAGIDLSVAAGECLALLGPSGCGKSTILRLIAGLDRPDGGRILFDGRDMTQVPAGRRQVGMVFQSYALYPHLSVARNLSLGMELRGVPRPRREEAMARVLGMLQLEDFSDRRPADLSGGQRQRVALARALLREPRVFLLDEPMSNLDAQLREELRPQLRAILCGGQAPVVYVTHDQQEAMGIADRIAVLQDGRLQQCGTPQELYGRPANVVVASFIGRPQINLLPMDDGTVLGIRPEHLQPVAEGGLPVQVRSREWHGASQQLTLASRHGELRWTTDGSQEIGEGLRLGWEPRHEHRFHQATGERC, from the coding sequence ATGAGCAGCACCGGCTTCAGCCCCGTGAGTTCCAGCACAGCCCCCAGCGCGGGCGCCTCCGCCGCCCTGCGCCTGGACAGGCTGGAGCGGCGCCTGGACGGCAAGGTGATCCTGGCGGGAATCGACCTGTCGGTGGCCGCGGGTGAATGCCTCGCCCTGCTGGGGCCGAGCGGCTGCGGCAAGAGCACGATCCTGCGCCTGATCGCCGGGCTCGACCGGCCCGATGGCGGGCGGATCCTCTTCGACGGCCGTGACATGACCCAGGTGCCGGCCGGCCGCCGTCAGGTGGGGATGGTGTTCCAGAGCTACGCGCTTTACCCCCACCTCAGCGTGGCGCGCAACCTCTCCCTGGGCATGGAGCTGCGGGGGGTGCCGCGGCCGCGGCGGGAGGAAGCCATGGCACGGGTGCTGGGGATGCTGCAGCTGGAGGACTTCAGCGATCGCCGGCCGGCCGATCTCTCCGGCGGCCAGCGCCAGCGGGTGGCCCTGGCACGGGCCCTGCTGCGGGAGCCGCGGGTGTTCCTGCTGGACGAACCGATGAGCAACCTCGATGCCCAGCTGCGGGAGGAGCTGCGGCCCCAGCTGCGCGCCATCCTCTGCGGCGGACAGGCCCCGGTGGTGTACGTGACCCACGACCAGCAGGAGGCCATGGGCATCGCCGATCGCATCGCCGTGCTGCAGGACGGACGGCTGCAGCAGTGCGGCACCCCCCAGGAGCTCTACGGCCGGCCCGCGAACGTCGTGGTGGCCAGCTTCATCGGCCGTCCCCAGATCAACCTGCTGCCGATGGACGACGGCACCGTGCTCGGCATCCGGCCGGAGCATCTCCAGCCGGTGGCGGAGGGCGGACTGCCGGTGCAGGTGCGCAGCCGCGAGTGGCACGGGGCCAGCCAGCAGCTCACCCTGGCCAGCCGCCACGGCGAACTGCGCTGGACCACCGACGGCAGTCAGGAGATCGGCGAAGGGCTGCGACTCGGCTGGGAGCCCCGGCACGAACACCGCTTCCACCAGGCCACGGGAGAGCGCTGCTGA
- the nadC gene encoding carboxylating nicotinate-nucleotide diphosphorylase yields MPSLFPLQLEPMLRAWLAEDLGRGDLTLPALAGAHGRARWITRQAGVFCGGVVVEPLFRLLDPAVQVRLLVADGEAVQPDQRLLELEGPAPALVAGERTALNLAMRLSGIATATAALVAELEGTGVKLADTRKTTPGLRSLEKYAVRCGGGLNHRMGLDDAAMLKENHLAWAGGVAAAVAAVRAEAPWPARVIVEAETVAEAEAAVRAGADAVLLDGFAPEALTALVPELRQRALQRGQAVVLEASGVQPQQLRLYARTGIDLISTSAPVTRSSWLDLSMRFDPGWV; encoded by the coding sequence ATGCCGTCGCTGTTCCCCCTGCAGCTGGAGCCGATGCTGCGTGCCTGGCTGGCGGAGGATCTGGGCCGCGGCGATCTCACCCTGCCGGCCCTGGCCGGCGCCCATGGTCGGGCCCGCTGGATCACCCGCCAGGCGGGCGTGTTCTGCGGCGGCGTGGTGGTGGAGCCCCTGTTCCGCCTGCTGGATCCCGCCGTGCAGGTGCGGCTGTTGGTGGCCGATGGCGAGGCGGTTCAGCCGGACCAGCGGCTGCTGGAACTGGAGGGCCCCGCGCCGGCCCTGGTGGCGGGGGAGCGCACCGCCCTCAACCTGGCCATGCGCCTCAGCGGCATCGCCACCGCCACGGCAGCTCTGGTGGCGGAGCTGGAGGGCACGGGGGTGAAGCTGGCCGACACCCGCAAGACCACCCCGGGGCTGCGCAGCCTGGAGAAGTACGCCGTGCGCTGCGGTGGTGGGCTCAACCACCGGATGGGGCTTGATGATGCGGCCATGCTCAAGGAGAACCACCTGGCCTGGGCCGGTGGTGTGGCGGCAGCGGTGGCCGCCGTGCGCGCCGAGGCCCCCTGGCCGGCCCGGGTGATCGTGGAGGCCGAAACCGTTGCCGAGGCGGAGGCGGCGGTGCGCGCCGGGGCCGATGCGGTGCTGCTGGATGGCTTCGCACCGGAAGCCCTCACGGCGTTGGTGCCGGAGCTGCGGCAACGGGCCCTGCAGCGCGGCCAGGCCGTGGTGCTGGAGGCCTCGGGGGTGCAGCCGCAGCAGCTCAGGCTCTACGCCCGCACCGGCATCGACCTGATCTCCACGAGCGCGCCTGTCACCCGCAGCTCCTGGCTGGATCTGAGCATGCGCTTCGATCCGGGCTGGGTCTGA
- a CDS encoding alpha-amylase family protein — protein MPDPQVRWWEGCVIYQVMPRSFADADGDGIGDLAGIAAKLPYLDWLGVDAIWLTPIYPSPLKDGGYDITDFTAIHPDLGSLDDLTHLLEEAHGRGIRVVLDLVLNHTSVLHPWFQRARWSSKGSPERDFYVWRDDDRSYAEAPVLFRHFERSNWEWDSVAGQYYLHRFLRHQPDLNYANPAVQEEMLAVVDFWLAQGVDGFRLDAVPFLFEEEGSRCEGLPETHAFLQRLRGRVEACGRDVLLLAEAIQPVQESAPYLAEGELHAAFEFGLTAHLFAAVARGQCDALRQCLCEAQATVPGCRWALPLRNHDELWLGDGHLVDETVIEAVRTGFPNAEGHWLNWGINRRLAPLLSGDPRPNNLLHALIYSLPGIPCLYYGDELGMGDWPGLRDRDVNRTPMAWTPERNGGFSTAPDPLLVLPPITAPGYDYRVVNVAVQQQLPGSLLNWHHRMLTSRQQLPALRSGDFHLLESGHPSVLCYARRAADMTMVVAANLSAAGASTQLDLDRWRGSRVREVFWGCEFPAASDAWYIYLPAYGFFWWLVGEPEADSTAARSGAGSGAVDSS, from the coding sequence ATGCCCGATCCCCAGGTGCGTTGGTGGGAAGGCTGCGTGATCTACCAGGTGATGCCCCGCAGCTTCGCCGACGCCGACGGGGACGGCATCGGCGATCTGGCCGGTATCGCCGCAAAACTCCCCTATCTGGACTGGTTGGGGGTGGACGCCATCTGGCTGACGCCGATCTACCCCTCTCCGCTGAAGGACGGCGGCTACGACATCACCGACTTCACGGCGATCCACCCGGACCTCGGCAGCCTCGACGACCTGACGCACCTGCTGGAGGAGGCCCACGGCCGGGGCATCCGCGTGGTGCTCGATCTGGTGCTCAACCACACCAGCGTGCTGCACCCCTGGTTCCAGCGAGCCCGTTGGTCCAGCAAGGGCAGCCCCGAGCGGGACTTCTACGTCTGGCGCGACGACGACCGCAGCTACGCCGAGGCACCGGTGCTGTTCCGCCACTTCGAGCGCTCGAACTGGGAGTGGGATTCCGTGGCCGGGCAGTACTACCTGCACCGCTTTCTGCGCCACCAGCCCGACCTCAACTACGCCAATCCCGCCGTTCAGGAGGAGATGCTGGCGGTGGTGGACTTCTGGCTGGCCCAGGGGGTGGACGGCTTCCGCCTCGATGCCGTGCCCTTCCTGTTCGAGGAGGAGGGCAGCCGCTGCGAGGGCCTGCCCGAGACCCACGCCTTCCTGCAGCGGCTGCGGGGGCGGGTTGAGGCCTGCGGCCGCGACGTGCTGCTGCTGGCGGAGGCCATCCAGCCCGTGCAGGAGTCGGCGCCCTACCTGGCGGAGGGAGAACTGCACGCGGCCTTCGAGTTCGGGCTCACGGCCCACCTGTTCGCCGCGGTGGCGCGGGGCCAGTGTGACGCGCTGCGCCAGTGCCTGTGCGAAGCCCAGGCCACCGTGCCGGGCTGCCGCTGGGCCCTGCCGCTGCGCAACCACGACGAGCTCTGGCTGGGGGACGGCCATCTGGTGGACGAGACCGTGATCGAGGCGGTGCGCACCGGCTTTCCCAACGCCGAGGGGCACTGGTTGAACTGGGGCATCAACCGCCGGCTCGCGCCCCTGCTGAGCGGCGATCCGCGCCCCAACAACCTGCTGCATGCCCTGATCTACAGCCTGCCCGGCATCCCCTGCCTCTACTACGGCGACGAACTGGGCATGGGCGACTGGCCCGGCCTGCGGGACCGGGACGTCAACCGCACGCCGATGGCCTGGACCCCGGAGCGCAACGGCGGCTTCTCCACCGCGCCCGATCCCCTGCTGGTGCTGCCACCGATCACCGCCCCCGGCTACGACTACCGGGTGGTGAACGTGGCGGTGCAGCAGCAGCTCCCCGGCTCCCTGCTCAACTGGCACCACCGCATGCTCACCAGCCGGCAGCAGCTGCCGGCCCTGCGCTCGGGTGACTTCCACCTGCTGGAGAGCGGTCACCCGAGCGTGCTCTGCTATGCCCGCCGCGCGGCGGACATGACCATGGTGGTGGCCGCCAACCTCTCGGCGGCCGGGGCCTCCACCCAGCTCGACCTCGACCGCTGGCGCGGCAGCCGCGTGCGGGAGGTGTTCTGGGGCTGCGAGTTTCCAGCCGCCAGCGATGCCTGGTACATCTACCTGCCCGCCTACGGGTTCTTCTGGTGGCTCGTGGGCGAACCGGAGGCCGACTCCACTGCCGCCCGGTCCGGCGCCGGTTCCGGGGCGGTAGACAGCTCCTGA